From one Oxobacter pfennigii genomic stretch:
- the rnfB gene encoding RnfABCDGE type electron transport complex subunit B produces MDLMNIVYPTVSLGGIGLVLGAVLGYASKKFAVEVDPKVPLVRDALPGANCGGCGYPGCDALAKAIVEGDAKPNACPVGGAASALKIGEVLGVSVEAGERTSAYVKCSGVCTNSKDKYKYYGVQDCRDAAMIPGGGPKSCSYGCLGLGSCVKVCDFGALSIVDGVAVVDEDKCTSCGKCTNICPKGLISIVPTSKRVRVACSSKDRGKDVKDSCSVGCIGCSLCFKNCPNDAIKFENNLAVIDYSKCKECQTCVTKCPSKVIKGIKGGNVLQ; encoded by the coding sequence ATGGATTTAATGAATATTGTATACCCTACCGTGAGTTTGGGCGGTATCGGTCTGGTTTTAGGTGCTGTCTTAGGATATGCATCAAAGAAGTTTGCTGTTGAAGTTGACCCGAAAGTACCGCTGGTAAGAGATGCTCTTCCCGGTGCCAACTGCGGAGGATGCGGCTATCCCGGCTGTGATGCTTTGGCAAAAGCCATCGTAGAAGGTGATGCCAAGCCTAATGCCTGTCCTGTAGGAGGTGCGGCCAGCGCTTTAAAAATAGGCGAGGTTTTGGGAGTGTCAGTGGAAGCAGGGGAACGGACTTCTGCTTACGTTAAATGCAGCGGCGTGTGCACAAACAGTAAGGATAAATATAAATATTACGGCGTACAGGATTGCAGAGATGCAGCCATGATTCCCGGCGGAGGACCGAAATCCTGCTCATATGGATGCCTGGGATTGGGAAGCTGTGTTAAGGTATGCGACTTTGGGGCTTTAAGCATAGTAGATGGTGTGGCAGTAGTAGATGAAGATAAATGCACAAGCTGCGGAAAATGTACAAATATTTGTCCAAAAGGATTAATCAGCATAGTGCCGACATCAAAAAGAGTGCGCGTTGCATGCAGTTCAAAGGACAGAGGCAAGGACGTTAAGGATTCATGTTCTGTAGGATGTATAGGGTGCAGCTTGTGCTTCAAGAACTGTCCTAATGATGCCATAAAGTTTGAAAACAACCTGGCGGTAATAGATTACAGCAAATGCAAAGAATGCCAGACTTGTGTTACAAAATGCCCGTCTAAAGTAATAAAGGGTATAAAAGGCGGCAATGTTTTGCAATAA